In Torulaspora globosa chromosome 1, complete sequence, a genomic segment contains:
- the AIP1 gene encoding Aip1p (ancestral locus Anc_2.470), giving the protein MSSFQLEFIQPPQPATLRNFTTHLSYDRGSNAVAYPCGKSAFIRFLDDSKAVIQFSGHGSSNVSVVKFSPIQGSQYLCSGDDAGRVIVWGWSRDRDTGSFETAVKAEFQVLAGPITDVSWDFEGKRLCVVGEGRDKFGVFISWDSGNSLGEVSGHSQRINACHFKQSRPMRCVTVGDDGSVVFYQGPPFKFAASDRTHHDQGKFVRDVQFSPGSGDFAVTVGSDRRIVCLDGKTGEFIKYIEDENEEIKGGFFAISWIDESRFVTASADATVRLWSVKDSKFLGKWFIPGDALANQQVGVVATKNEQIISLSLDGTLNFLKIGEESPVKFLRGHNKGITALTVNPLISGSYDGRIVNWATSPETMREDHSNLVVAIDNSEPPKYASVSWDDTLKVLSETKYKFEGQPKVSSSANNGGIIAVATDSDYLLIMNSYTGEVLQKKQLSEPASAIDIRGGLVAVGLERTNTIEVFKTSDLAVNYKLPAALRATPSCVSISATGSYLAAGDVMGKIILYDLKTKDIKTTRWAYHTSRINSIAWMPAKSEGDDEDLVATASLDTNIFIYSVKRPMKTIKCLNAHKDGVNVALWENSQTLVSCGADACIKRWNISVE; this is encoded by the coding sequence ATGTCCTCCTTTCAATTAGAATTCATACAACCGCCACAGCCTGCGACTCTGCGTAATTTCACAACGCATTTGTCCTATGACAGGGGTTCGAACGCGGTCGCTTACCCCTGTGGTAAATCTGCTTTCATTCGCTTCTTGGACGACAGCAAAGCGGTTATTCAGTTTAGTGGACATGGGAGTTCTAACGTCTCTGTGGTCAAATTCTCTCCCATACAAGGTTCGCAATATCTCTGCTCGGGAGACGACGCAGGTAGAGTGATCGTTTGGGGTTGGTCGCGGGATAGGGACACCGGGAGCTTTGAAACTGCTGTGAAAGCTGAGTTTCAGGTGCTCGCAGGCCCAATTACTGACGTTTCATGGGATTTTGAAGGGAAAAGACTCTGTGTCGTGGGCGAAGGACGCGACAAGTTCGGTGTGTTCATCTCGTGGGACTCAGGTAATTCTCTAGGTGAAGTATCCGGGCACTCTCAACGCATCAATGCGTGCCATTTCAAGCAATCTCGACCAATGAGATGTGTTACGGTCGGAGACGATGGATCTGTTGTGTTTTACCAGGGGCCTCCATTCAAGTTTGCCGCTAGCGATAGAACACATCATGACCAAGGAAAGTTTGTGAGAGATGTGCAATTCTCGCCGGGGTCCGGCGATTTTGCTGTCACAGTTGGCTCTGATAGGCGGATCGTGTGCCTAGATGGAAAAACAGGAGAGTTCATCAAATATATTGAGGATGAGAACGAAGAAATTAAAGGGGGCTTTTTTGCAATTTCCTGGATCGACGAGTCAAGATTTGTCACAGCTAGTGCAGATGCGACTGTTAGATTGTGGAGTGTCAAGGATAGTAAATTCTTGGGCAAGTGGTTTATTCCAGGAGACGCATTAGCAAATCAGCAAGTGGGAGTCGTTGCCACGAAAAATGAGCAAATCATATCCTTGTCCCTAGATGGAACGCTCAATTTCCTCAAAATTGGCGAAGAAAGCCCAGTTAAGTTCTTGAGGGGTCATAACAAAGGTATCACTGCGTTGACCGTCAATCCTTTGATTAGCGGCTCTTACGATGGAAGGATTGTCAATTGGGCTACAAGTCCAGAAACAATGCGTGAAGATCACTCTAACCTGGTTGTCGCCATTGACAATAGCGAGCCTCCTAAATACGCGAGTGTCTCATGGGATGATACTTTGAAAGTATTAAGTGAAACAAAGTACAAATTTGAAGGTCAACCCAAGGTCTCGAGCTCAGCTAACAATGGCGGGATCATTGCCGTAGCCACAGATTCTGATTATTTATTGATTATGAACTCGTACACTGGTGAAGTACTGCAAAAGAAACAGTTGAGCGAGCCTGCATCGGCTATTGACATAAGAGGCGGACTGGTGGCGGTAGGTCTAGAAAGAACAAACACCATTGAAGTGTTCAAGACCTCAGACCTAGCGGTGAATTACAAGCTACCCGCAGCTTTGCGCGCTACACCATCTTGTGTTTCCATTTCAGCCACAGGATCCTATCTAGCGGCAGGTGATGTCATGGGCAAAATAATACTTTATGACTTGAAAACGAAGGATATTAAGACTACAAGGTGGGCTTACCACACAAGTAGAATCAATTCTATTGCATGGATGCCAGCGAAAAGTGAAggcgacgatgaggatCTAGTCGCCACTGCTTCTTTGGATACAAACATCTTCATTTATTCTGTTAAAAGACCGATGAAGACAATCAAGTGCTTAAATGCTCATAAGGATGGCGTAAATGTTGCATTATGGGAGAACTCTCAGACGCTTGTCAGCTGCGGGGCCGATGCTTGCATCAAGAGGTGGAACATTTCGGTGGAATAG
- the NPL6 gene encoding Npl6p (ancestral locus Anc_2.471), which translates to MSEELGQSPAVGDRLPARSRSGSERPNYHIDTEDLDIRDDDDDADDYHEEDDIEDEEENETNVVVHTEGQIPPVARRGRPSKRKSREASQDDNRSETEASRSGSTAPGFLNIKRPRLSYPVDESGMPLPVINEEYDLPDDPEGETKINRDGNLLGGRQFLVRSFTLSDKGKRRYMLSTEPARAVGFRDSYLFFQYHPNLYKFILSQEQKNDLIDRGVLPYSYRSRQIALVTARSVFKEFGAKIIVGGKNITDDYYATRLRQEGRVVEGTYAREPMRKGNLRGFDGFDYAESSVNPAKNAVEFFDKRHQNHHNGGASTAGANKINATNWLYQHAAACSRFNSDMYYDRVRILLIERQGLRDPYTNTLHLPQSTQASKILKTCRKPLTTEERREECSVVYETKISDADLTRNKTGLSEIPLEIFDGTVSEEVLAAILEQQKFERGL; encoded by the coding sequence ATGTCAGAAGAATTGGGCCAAAGTCCAGCGGTTGGTGACAGACTTCCAGCTCGGTCAAGATCAGGCAGTGAAAGGCCCAACTACCACATTGATACCGAAGATTTAGATATACGggatgacgacgatgatgctgatgatTACcacgaagaagatgatatcgaagacgaggaagaaaatgaaacaAATGTAGTAGTGCATACAGAAGGTCAAATACCACCAGTTGCGAGGAGAGGAAGGCcgagcaagaggaagagcCGAGAAGCCTCTCAGGACGATAATCGATCTGAGACTGAGGCATCACGCAGTGGTTCGACGGCTCCTGGCTTCTTGAACATCAAGAGGCCGCGTCTTTCTTACCCAGTGGATGAATCAGGGATGCCGCTTCCTGTTATCAATGAAGAATATGACCTTCCCGATGATCCCGAGGGTGAGACTAAGATAAACCGAGACGGAAATCTTTTAGGTGGCAGACAATTCTTGGTACGTTCCTTCACGCTATCTGACAAAGGTAAGCGTAGATATATGCTGTCAACGGAGCCTGCAAGAGCTGTAGGATTTAGGGATTCGTACCTTTTCTTTCAGTACCATCCCAACCTTTACAAGTTTATCCTATCgcaagaacagaagaaTGATTTAATCGACCGCGGTGTTTTACCGTACTCCTATCGCAGCAGACAAATTGCGCTGGTCACTGCCAGAAGTGTGTTCAAGGAATTTGGAGCCAAGATTATAGTTGGTGGTAAGAATATTACTGACGACTACTATGCCACAAGATTGCGTCAGGAAGGCCGAGTTGTTGAAGGAACATATGCTCGAGAACCAATGAGAAAGGGAAACCTTCGCGGTTTCGATGGATTTGATTATGCAGAAAGTTCCGTGAATCCAGCCAAGAATGCAGTCGAGTTTTTCGATAAGCGgcatcaaaatcatcacAACGGGGGTGCATCGACAGCGGGTGCGAACAAAATAAATGCGACGAACTGGCTCTATCAGCATGCGGCGGCTTGTAGTAGGTTCAACAGCGACATGTATTATGACAGGGTCCGAATCCTGCTGATAGAACGTCAAGGTCTAAGGGACCCCTACACTAACACTTTACACTTACCACAGTCCACACAAGCTTCCAAGATTTTAAAGACCTGTAGAAAACCGTTGACGACAGAGGAAAGACGCGAAGAATGTTCGGTCGTCTACGAAACAAAGATTAGCGATGCTGATTtgacaagaaacaaaaCTGGTCTATCAGAAATCCCATTAGAAATATTCGACGGCACTGTCAGCGAAGAAGTGCTGGCAGCTATTCTAGAACAGCagaagtttgaaagaggcCTGTGA
- the YTA12 gene encoding m-AAA protease subunit YTA12 (ancestral locus Anc_2.472): MLSLLWPHTKVVARRTFSTPCSRILVTNLSSNFKSFHSIRPLHLKNDNPSGDHQGKDNNRQDGNEDATDKDLESLKQEMNRFIEEAKKGGLGGNWQERQNKINKEIKRLEETIARQQARQKQVDEENESNKNQDPFNFQSRQSKEAEDLHRRMNENRKAEEEKFKQSLNNPNVSTSNNIGLFQLGLTFLLLSFVLNIFNAAEEPKEITWQDFRCKLLARGHVSKLVVVNKSFVKVLLNEAGKNQPENAGHDYYFFTIGSVESFEKKLQKAQDQIGIANDFRVPVVYVQEGNWARAMFQILPTALMIAGIIWLTRRSASASGASGGGIFGMGRSKAKRFNTETDVKVKFKDVAGCDEAKEEIMEFVSFLKEPKRYEKMGAKIPRGAILSGPPGTGKTLLAKATAGEAGVPFFFVSGSEFVEMFVGVGASRVRDLFKTARENAPSMVFIDEIDAIGKARQKGNISGANDERENTLNQLLVEMDGFTPADHVVVLAGTNRPDILDKALLRPGRFDRHVNIDKPELSGRQAIFEVHMKKIKLAGDIYDLKNRLAALTPGFSGADIANVCNEAALIAARGNSHSVKLEHFEQAVERVIGGVERKSKLLSPEEKRVVAYHEAGHAICGWFLEFADPLLKVSIIPRGQGALGYAQYLPGDIYLLTEQQLRDRITMSLGGRVSEELHFSSVTSGASDDLKKVTRMATAMVTELGMSPKIGWINYKKRDDTDLTKPFSEETGTIIDEEVYRVIQECHDRCTRLLKEKAQELEKVAQLLLKKEVLTREDMINMLGKRPFPERNDAFDKYLNETETERIKKSEQDDRKHYENRNETEADLR; this comes from the coding sequence ATGCTGAGTCTTTTGTGGCCCCACACAAAGGTTGTGGCTAGGAGGACATTCAGCACTCCCTGCTCTAGAATATTGGTGACAAATCTGAGCTCgaatttcaaaagctttcaCTCGATCAGACCTTTAcacttgaagaatgataaTCCTAGCGGTGACCATCAAGGGAAAGATAATAACAGGCAGGATGGCAATGAGGACGCGACAGACAAGGATCTTGAATCTTTAAAGCAGGAGATGAACCGAtttattgaagaagctaaaaAAGGCGGCCTTGGTGGCAACTGGCAGGAGCGCCAAAATAAAATAAACAAAGAGATCAAACGACTAGAGGAGACGATTGCGAGGCAGCAAGCAAGGCAGAAGCAAGTGGACGAAGAAAATGAATCAAATAAAAATCAAGATCCTTTCAATTTCCAATCCAGACAATCGAAAGAAGCGGAAGATTTGCATAGGAGGATGAACGAGAACAGAAAAgctgaggaggagaagTTCAAGCAGTCTCTCAATAACCCTAACGTTTCTACCTCCAATAACATTGGCTTGTTTCAGCTTGGATTAACCTTCCtgttgctttctttcgtGCTGAACATCTTTAACGCAGCAGAGGAACCAAAAGAGATAACGTGGCAAGACTTCCGTTGCAAGCTACTGGCGAGAGGCCACGTCTCGAAATTGGTGGTTGTGAACAAATCGTTTGTTAAAGTCTTACTCAACGAAGCAGGTAAGAACCAACCTGAAAATGCGGGCCATGATTATTACTTCTTCACGATCGGTTCAGttgaaagctttgagaagaagctgcaaaagGCTCAAGATCAAATTGGTATTGCCAACGATTTCAGAGTACCAGTTGTTTACGTGCAAGAGGGGAATTGGGCACGCGCTATGTTCCAGATACTACCAACAGCTCTGATGATTGCAGGTATCATATGGTTGACTCGCAGATCGGCATCTGCTTCCGGTGCCAGCGGAGGAGGTATTTTTGGTATGGGCCGCTCCAAAGCCAAAAGATTTAACACTGAAACCGATGTTAAGGTGAAGTTCAAAGACGTCGCAGGCTGTGACGAGGCCAAGGAGGAAATTATGGAATTCGTTagtttcttgaaagaaccTAAGAGATACGAAAAAATGGGCGCTAAAATTCCAAGAGGAGCCATTCTTTCTGGTCCTCCGGGTACCGGTAAGACGTTATTGGCCAAAGCAACTGCTGGAGAAGCGGGTGTCCCCTTTTTCTTCGTATCCGGTTCGGAGTTTGTTGAGATGTTTGTTGGTGTTGGTGCTTCAAGAGTACGGGACTTATTCAAGACTGCACGAGAGAACGCACCGTCAATGGTattcattgatgaaatcgatgctATTGGTAAAGCAAGGCAGAAGGGTAACATTTCGGGTGCTAATGATGAAAGGGAAAACACGTTGAACCAGCTATTGGTCGAAATGGACGGCTTTACGCCTGCTGACCACGTTGTCGTGTTGGCGGGTACCAACAGACCTGACATTTTGGACAAAGCTTTACTAAGACCGGGGAGATTTGATAGGCATGTGAATATTGACAAGCCGGAGCTTTCTGGAAGACAAGCGATTTTTGAAGTTCatatgaagaaaataaaaCTGGCCGGAGATATTTACGACTTGAAGAATAGACTGGCGGCTTTGACTCCTGGGTTTTCTGGCGCTGACATTGCAAACGTCTGCAATGAGGCTGCGCTGATTGCCGCAAGAGGTAACTCTCATTCAGTGAAACTGGAGCATTTTGAGCAGGCCGTGGAAAGAGTCATCGGAGGAGTAGAGAGGAAATCGAAGTTATTGTCTCCTGAGGAGAAACGTGTCGTGGCCTACCATGAAGCTGGCCACGCCATTTGTGGTTGGTTTTTAGAATTTGCGGACCCGTTGCTGAAAGTGAGTATTATTCCTCGTGGCCAGGGAGCTCTTGGCTATGCCCAATACTTACCAGGTGACATATATCTTCTAACTGAGCAGCAGTTGAGAGATAGAATCACCATGTCTTTAGGCGGGAGAGTCTCTGAAGAGCTGCATTTCAGCAGCGTAACCAGCGGTGCCTCTGACGATCTAAAGAAGGTGACCCGCATGGCGACTGCGATGGTCACCGAACTCGGAATGAGTCCGAAGATTGGCTGGATCAACTACAAGAAAAGGGATGATACAGATCTCACAAAACCGTTCTCAGAAGAAACCGGAACGATCATCGATGAGGAGGTCTACCGAGTCATTCAAGAATGTCATGATAGATGTACAAGACTGCTGAAAGAAAAAGCCCAAGAGCTTGAGAAAGTTGCTCAGCTCTTACTCAAGAAAGAAGTCTTGACCAGAGAAGACATGATTAATATGCTGGGCAAGCGTCCCTTCCCAGAAAGGAACGATGCGTTCGATAAGTATCTAAATGAGACCGAAACTGAGAGGATTAAGAAATCAGAGCAGGATGACAGGAAACATTATGAGAATCGGAATGAGACCGAAGCTGATCTACGATGA